One Anaerolineae bacterium genomic window, CCACATTGGCCGTGGCCATCGGTTGTTGCAGATAGTCCACGCCGGCCATGCCGGCACCGGGCAGGCCCCAGGACGTGTTTCCCTGAGCCACCTCCCACGTGGCGTCCAGGTAGTCCCAGACGCGCGAGACAGGATAGACGTTCAGCGTGATGGGATAGGCGTTCGAGCGGCCCGAGACATAGAGGGAAAGGGTGGCGAAGCGCACCTCGGCGTTCGAGGGCATGGCCGGCAGGTCAAAGTACAGAAGCCCCTTGGCCCAGCCGCCGGAGCGCACCACCAGGCGCTGGAGCAAGCCGTAGTTGCTCTTCGGGTACCAGCCGTGGATAAAGGTATCGCGCGAGCCGAGATACCCTTCCGCACCGTACTGCAGGCGCACGGTGCGGGTGCCCACAAATGGGGTCGGGGTCAGCGTTGGCGTGCGGGTCGGTGTGGGAGTGCGGGTAGGCGTGAAGGTGATGGTCGGGGTCGGCGACGGCGTAAAGGTCGGCGTGCGAGTGGGCGAAGCCGCCGGCGTGAACGTGTGCGTGGGGAGCGGTGTCGGCGCCGGCAGGCGGTACGTAATGGTCAGCTTCGGCCGCAGGTCCGAATACCAGAAATTGTCGCTGGAGATAAAGCGGTATTCCACGCCGGCCTCACCATAGCCGCGCAGGACAACGCCCCAGTTCTGGGAAGGGGCGCGCAGCCACTGCGCCACCAGCGGGGTGAGGTCCAGGGAGACCCAGGATTTCTCATAGGGCACCAGGATAGTGTCCACAGGGGCGCCGGCGCGGTCCACATCCGGCTTGCTGGCTCCTGGCTGCGCCCAGGGATCGCCGGCGCGCGCCAGATACCAGGTCGCCTGCGAGACGTTCCATGGGCGCAGGAGCGCATAGGCGCGCAGTTCCATCGCCGAGCCGTTGGTGCGCCCGTCCACATACAGCTCCAGGCGCGCGCGGACGACTTCTGCGTCCCGGGGGATGCTGGGCGGCAGTTCGAAGCGGATCAGCCCGCACTCGTGCTCGCCGGAACGCACGTACATGCCGTCCAAAGAGTTGTAATTCAAGTCCGGATACCAGGCATGGATGAATGTATCGGCGGTGCCGGCATAGCCGGCGCTCCCCTGCTGGAGCACCACGGTATATTGCTGAGGAGGGAGCGGGGTGGGCGTCGGCGACGGCCGGCCGGTTGGCGTGGCAGTCCAGGTGGGCGTTGGCGTAGGCGACAGCGTCGGTGTAGGGCTGGGCATGCGCGTGAACGTGGCCGTCGGGCTTGGCTGGAGCGCGATGGTATAGCTGATGACCAGATTGGGCCGCAAAGAGCTGTCGTAGTACTCGCGCGACGGGATATGATATTCCACGCCGGCGCCCCCGCCGCCCCGCACAACCAAGCCGTAATTGCTGGCCGGGTCACTCACCCATTGACGAACCATCTCGGTGACATCGAACTGATACCAGGCGCCCAACGCCTGGAAGGTGCGGGTATCGGAGGGCACGGGATAGCGGTCCAGGTTGATATCGTTGGCTCCCTCGATGCCCCAGGCGTCGCCGGCGCGCGCCAGCTTCCAGTTCGCGACCTCCTCGTCCCACGGCCGGCGCATCTGGAAGACACGCGCTTCCAGGGAATTGGAGTTCGATGCGCTTTGGACATACAGGCGCAGGGTGGCCTGCTGGACCTGTGCGTTGGCCGGCAGCCAGCCGCGCAGGTCAAAATACAAGAGCGAGGCCATCCAATCCCCGGAGCGCACAAAAAGGCGCGTGTAGGAGCCGTAATTGCTGTCCGGCGCCCAGCCGTTGATAAACGTATCGCGCGCGCCCGTGTAGCCGGAGCGCCCTTCCTGGAGGGAGGTTACATAGAAGCCCGGCCCGGGGGTGGGCGTCAGGGTGCGCGTCGGTGTGCGCGTGGGCGTCGGTGAAGGCGGCAGGGTGGGCGGTCTCCAGGTCGGCGTGGGCGTGGCGAAAGGGTTCGGCGTGGGGGTCGGATCGGACACTCCGCCGCGCTTTTCCACCTGGACGAAGTGGATGATCTCGT contains:
- a CDS encoding DNRLRE domain-containing protein, which codes for MKVRAIDRWFGRLGIWVTLALIILGLSWLSIHAQPPENTASSPLMYDAEGAGIVSGAGVPYTKDRVKYPGIYVMHDGAHLDPAQYPGIFVGGNGLFEWNQIEPEEGYYNWQIVDQWIAHEAALGKRASLAFHFMEGGGSTVPDWVFSKAGAGKFTCTWTIPKYWDPIFLAKLEQFIKAIAERYDNDPRVEWIQIGTGIYGENQPSIDADDACVKAAMQADLPGVDPGGLWVGVVKNITRFYAEAFKNKPVMLQFAPTFVHPCERKWTTSYAASLGIGAKHNGLRWDDDPAIIPPPHPLAGCGFYDPFLDYGASVPTGWEAVRNPYMTDETKEYWGFLNGLDKHPDYINVARDLITTTADPDFLRFVNRHLGVTLKNTPSVWIALRETEQSWMPQWGDYQFWLYRRDDIPGGKTVPLWNVGTHKYGRYTRRTDQATGNPYMFFNVDDGYMYGGQQAITLTVIYYDKGNDRWFLDYDAVGGTGRREVRKTNTQTWKKAVFVIDDASFANRLAGGSDFRIDCAGDGDEIIHFVQVEKRGGVSDPTPTPNPFATPTPTWRPPTLPPSPTPTRTPTRTLTPTPGPGFYVTSLQEGRSGYTGARDTFINGWAPDSNYGSYTRLFVRSGDWMASLLYFDLRGWLPANAQVQQATLRLYVQSASNSNSLEARVFQMRRPWDEEVANWKLARAGDAWGIEGANDINLDRYPVPSDTRTFQALGAWYQFDVTEMVRQWVSDPASNYGLVVRGGGGAGVEYHIPSREYYDSSLRPNLVISYTIALQPSPTATFTRMPSPTPTLSPTPTPTWTATPTGRPSPTPTPLPPQQYTVVLQQGSAGYAGTADTFIHAWYPDLNYNSLDGMYVRSGEHECGLIRFELPPSIPRDAEVVRARLELYVDGRTNGSAMELRAYALLRPWNVSQATWYLARAGDPWAQPGASKPDVDRAGAPVDTILVPYEKSWVSLDLTPLVAQWLRAPSQNWGVVLRGYGEAGVEYRFISSDNFWYSDLRPKLTITYRLPAPTPLPTHTFTPAASPTRTPTFTPSPTPTITFTPTRTPTPTRTPTLTPTPFVGTRTVRLQYGAEGYLGSRDTFIHGWYPKSNYGLLQRLVVRSGGWAKGLLYFDLPAMPSNAEVRFATLSLYVSGRSNAYPITLNVYPVSRVWDYLDATWEVAQGNTSWGLPGAGMAGVDYLQQPMATANV